One stretch of bacterium DNA includes these proteins:
- a CDS encoding glycosyltransferase: MHIAMVASVHPPNDARIFAKETKTLVDAGHRVTVLTLANGDFTPGFGVEFVVLPRPKNRFKRVLSAKKIFRAAIALDADLYIIHDPEILRVGRWLRKHGKKYIFDAHEPYPDFIAEKAWVPKPFKGLVKRLVAWEEMRGAKASSGIITAMRENAERLAPAGKPTIVLHNYPRIDAVPEKIPEKENTIIYVGVVMAVRFGAEMLKMAEHLAPGAVLDGWKLQVLGPVYGDGYLERCRKAAGDLIDDKRLYFPEKFIAYDGAMKMIERAKIGLSFIVPTRKYNQCLSSKIFDYMAKGTIPITTWLDAYKGIVSEADGPVFVPHGQENRVVEIIADLIKDETAIAQRAETCMRAARKKFNWEKDAREFPEFIEKIYKGKS, encoded by the coding sequence ATGCACATCGCGATGGTAGCATCGGTTCATCCGCCTAACGACGCACGTATCTTCGCCAAGGAGACGAAGACGCTCGTCGATGCGGGGCATCGCGTGACCGTTCTTACTTTGGCGAATGGCGATTTCACACCCGGTTTCGGAGTCGAGTTCGTTGTTCTTCCACGGCCCAAGAACCGCTTTAAAAGGGTCTTGTCCGCCAAAAAGATATTCCGAGCCGCAATCGCTCTCGATGCCGATCTCTATATTATACACGATCCCGAGATTCTTCGCGTAGGACGATGGTTGAGAAAACACGGGAAGAAATATATCTTCGACGCCCACGAGCCGTATCCAGATTTTATCGCCGAGAAGGCTTGGGTACCAAAGCCCTTCAAAGGGCTGGTTAAAAGGCTCGTCGCATGGGAAGAAATGCGCGGCGCGAAAGCCTCGTCCGGGATTATTACTGCGATGCGCGAGAACGCCGAACGCCTCGCCCCGGCGGGTAAGCCGACTATCGTTCTACATAATTACCCAAGAATCGATGCCGTTCCGGAAAAAATCCCCGAAAAGGAAAACACAATCATATATGTCGGAGTCGTGATGGCAGTGCGGTTCGGCGCGGAGATGCTCAAAATGGCGGAACATCTCGCTCCGGGGGCCGTCCTCGACGGTTGGAAACTTCAAGTCCTTGGGCCAGTCTACGGCGATGGTTATCTCGAACGATGCCGGAAGGCCGCCGGAGATCTCATCGACGACAAAAGATTGTATTTTCCCGAAAAATTTATCGCCTACGACGGGGCTATGAAAATGATCGAGCGCGCGAAGATCGGACTGTCGTTTATCGTCCCGACGAGGAAATACAACCAGTGTCTTTCGAGCAAGATATTCGATTATATGGCCAAGGGCACGATTCCAATTACAACCTGGTTAGATGCTTATAAGGGGATCGTCTCCGAAGCCGACGGCCCGGTTTTCGTGCCTCACGGACAGGAAAATCGCGTCGTCGAGATAATAGCCGATCTTATAAAAGACGAAACAGCGATAGCGCAAAGAGCCGAAACCTGCATGCGCGCCGCTCGTAAAAAATTTAATTGGGAAAAAGACGCGAGGGAATTCCCTGAGTTCATCGAAAAAATATATAAAGGAAAATCGTAG